In one Arachis duranensis cultivar V14167 chromosome 9, aradu.V14167.gnm2.J7QH, whole genome shotgun sequence genomic region, the following are encoded:
- the LOC107467048 gene encoding U-box domain-containing protein 32 isoform X2 — MGSIQVAEAEEQDTHTVFVAVGNNIHKTQQLLHWASHNFPSKSICLLHVHHPHPIDSSHRNPYRDETRSHSFLDNESKKIHELLDQYVATLVQTGVRAHKLLIEMDNIEKGIMEAIAQHNIRLLVIGAAADRYNLGKLAEQESTKIIPVHKQAVPSCNIWFICNGNIKCTRVDSKRTPEIETAPPLLVHNSNAEAEQSQKFEYESIPNGLEHLDSDDVEEIETVSSHSSLRSKWSSISVADSSKLSGLLFCEEEVDGEIEDKSEINGRLEESTRDSKSMRRKEFEEALKQWKVKESSLEDEALEMESLCAKEKNKRREVEEQLAREKEELQKTRNQQDEIMYELQTVQEQNSALANQLCETQEAAKELEEKILSAVDLLISFKEKRDRLQIECANAVRQVRVLREFGKSHTSFSYAVEFPVFSFMEINQATNDFDPSWKIGEGRYGSVYKGVLHNMHVAIKMLPSYGCHSQLEFERQVAVLSRVRHRNLLTLIGTCAESRSLVYEYLNNGSLEGHLARKEKSPLPWQIRISVAADICSALIFLHSSEPSIIHGNLKASKVLLDANFVAKLADIGIHGLVEKNVDSADTTTTHNKPNESLAYVDPEYLATGKFTPESDVYSFGILLLQLLTGRPLLGLVRDVKCALEKDNLEAVLDFSAGEWPLDQTIHLAYLALRCCDKTWLNRPDLTSDIWDVLEPFRTTCMNMPPYLTSKKHRRTPSHFVCPIVQEVMEDPYIAADGFTYEAEAIREWLDSGHDTSPMTNLKLEHTNLVPNYALHNAIQEWQQLQ, encoded by the exons ATGGGTAGCATCCAAGTAGCTGAAGCTGAAGAACAAGACACACACACAGTCTTTGTTGCGGTGGGAAACAACATTCACAAGACCCAACAACTATTGCATTGGGCTTCGCACAATTTCCCTTCCAAATCAATTTGCCTCCTTCACGTTCACCATCCTCACCCTATCGATTCCTCCC ATAGAAACCCTTATAGGGATGAAACACGATCTCATTCATTCTTGGACAATGAAAGTAAAAAAATCCATGAACTCTTGGACCAATATGTTGCCACTCTTGTCCAAACAGGG GTAAGGGCACATAAATTGTTGATTGAGATGGACAATATTGAGAAAGGGATTATGGAAGCAATTGCTCAACACAATATTAGATTGCTTGTAATTGGAGCTGCAGCAGACAGATATAACTTGGG GAAATTGGCTGAGCAAGAGTCAACAAAGATTATTCCTGTACATAAACAAGCAGTTCCATCATGTAATATTTGGTTCATTTGCAATGGCAACATCAAATGTACCAG GGTAGATAGTAAACGTACACCTGAAATAGAGACTGCCCCTCCACTGTTGGTGCACAATTCAAATGCAGAAGCCGAACAATCACAGAAGTTTGAATATGAATCGATTCCTAATGGATTGGAACATTTAG ATTCTGATGATGTGGAAGAAATTGAAACTGTCAGTTCCCACAGTTCATTACGTTCAAAATGGTCCTCCATTAGTGTTGCTGACAGTTCAAAGTTGTCAGGATTGCTGTTTTGTGAG GAGGAGGTAGATGGTGAAATTGAAGACAAAAGTGAAATAAATGGTAGACTAGAAGAGTCCACTAGAGATTCCAAAAGCATGAGGCGAAAAGAATTTGAAGAGGCTTTAAAGCAGTGGAAAGTCAAAGAAAGTTCTTTGGAG GATGAAGCATTAGAAATGGAAAGCCTGTGTGCtaaggagaaaaacaaaagaagagaagttgaagaACAATTGGCCAGAGAGAAGGAAGAATTACAAAAAACAAGGAATCAGCAAGATGAAATAATGTATGAGTTGCAAACTGTCCAAGAACAAAATTCAGCACTTGCTAACCAACTTTGTGAGACACAGGAAGCAGCAAAAGAGTTGGAGGAGAAGATTTTATCAGCTGTGGACCTCTTGATAAGTTTCAAGGAAAAACGAGATAGACTGCAGATAGAGTGCGCAAATGCAGTAAGGCAAGTCCGAGTGCTGAGGGAATTTGGAAAGTCACATACTTCATTTTCTTATGCGGTAGAATTCCCTGTATTTTCTTTCATGGAGATCAATCAGGCAACTAATGATTTTGATCCATCTTGGAAGATTGGAGAAGGAAGATATGGAAGTGTTTACAAAGGAGTGCTTCACAATATGCATGTTGCTATAAAAATGTTACCTTCTTATGGCTGTCACAGCCAATTGGAGTTTGAACGTCAG GTAGCAGTTTTGAGTCGGGTGAGACATCGAAACCTGTTGACACTGATTGGAACCTGTGCCGAGTCTAGGTCACTTGTGTATGAATATCTAAATAATGGCAGCCTTGAAGGTCACCTTGCCCGCAAAGAGAAGTCTCCACTTCCATGGCAAATTCGAATATCCGTTGCTGCTGACATATGTTCTGCtctaatttttcttcactcTAGCGAGCCTAGTATTATACACGGGAATTTGAAAGCTAGCAAGGTTCTCCTTGATGCTAACTTTGTTGCCAAACTTGCTGACATTGGCATTCATGGTTTAGTTGAGAAGAATGTGGATTCAGCTGACACAACAACAACACACAACAAACCAAATGAAAGTTTGGCATATGTTGATCCAGAGTATCTTGCCACTGGCAAATTCACTCCAGAATCGGATGTGTATTCATTCGGAATCCTGTTGTTGCAACTTCTAACCGGAAGACCACTTTTGGGGCTAGTCAGAGATGTCAAATGTGCATTGGAAAAGGATAACCTTGAAGCAGTATTGGACTTCTCAGCTGGTGAGTGGCCACTTGATCAAACTATACATCTGGCCTATTTAGCATTGAGATGTTGTGACAAGACTTGGCTGAACCGGCCGGACCTCACATCAGATATTTGGGATGTTCTTGAACCATTCAGAACTACATGCATGAACATGCCGCCATATTTGACATCCAAGAAACATCGCCGCACTCCATCCCACTTTGTATGCCCCATTGTGCag GAGGTAATGGAAGATCCGTACATAGCTGCAGATGGCTTTACGTATGAAGCCGAGGCAATAAGAGAATGGTTGGATAGTGGTCACGACACTTCCCCCATGACAAACCTCAAGCTTGAGCACACAAATTTAGTGCCTAATTATGCATTACATAATGCAATTCAAGAGTGGCAGCAACTACAGTGA
- the LOC107467031 gene encoding uncharacterized protein LOC107467031, translating to MSGGVGPTSDISLPKEEEVVHKEQQDHSLKNSKNASKSITTTRRVGFLSFRQLNCLAVGIVLSASGMVSPEDFGFVVFSIFYMYFISKVAFPRLHPSKEAQVFSPQNKVLKLYVLVGAIIGLYAPIAYILEGIFEGDKEGIKAAAPHVFLLASQVFMEGVAFSGRFSTPIRAFVPVFYNSRRIFSIVDWLRSEIYKINEEHSGSDRRVYVGRALAVANMAFWCFNLFGFLLPVYLPRVFKLYYSAPKDN from the coding sequence ATGTCGGGTGGGGTCGGTCCAACCAGCGATATTAGCCTACCAAAGGAAGAAGAAGTTGTCCACAAAGAACAACAAGACCACTCGCTCAAGAACAGCAAGAATGCCTCGAAAAGCATCACCACGACGCGCAGGGTTGGATTCCTCTCTTTCCGGCAGCTAAATTGTTTGGCAGTGGGGATAGTCCTATCAGCAAGTGGCATGGTTAGCCCCGAAGACTTTGGCTTCGTTGTGTTCTCCATATTCTACATGTACTTCATCTCAAAGGTTGCTTTTCCACGTCTTCATCCATCAAAGGAAGCACAAGTTTTCAGCCCTCAAAACAAGGTCCTGAAGCTTTACGTTCTGGTTGGTGCCATCATTGGATTATATGCTCCCATAGCATATATCTTGGAAGGTATCTTTGAGGGCGACAAGGAAGGTATCAAGGCAGCAGCACCCCATGTATTCCTGTTGGCAAGTCAAGTTTTCATGGAAGGCGTTGCATTCTCGGGGAGATTCTCAACACCAATAAGGGCATTTGTACCCGTGTTCTACAACTCAAGGAGGATCTTCAGCATTGTGGATTGGCTTAGGAGTGAGATCTACAAGATCAATGAGGAGCACAGTGGGTCTGATAGGAGGGTGTATGTTGGGAGGGCTCTTGCAGTGGCTAACATGGCCTTCTGGTGCTTCAACTTGTTTGGCTTCCTCTTGCCTGTTTATCTTCCAAGAGTTTTCAAGCTCTATTACTCTGCTCCCAAGGACAACTAA
- the LOC107467048 gene encoding U-box domain-containing protein 32 isoform X1 encodes MGSIQVAEAEEQDTHTVFVAVGNNIHKTQQLLHWASHNFPSKSICLLHVHHPHPIDSSPDRNPYRDETRSHSFLDNESKKIHELLDQYVATLVQTGVRAHKLLIEMDNIEKGIMEAIAQHNIRLLVIGAAADRYNLGKLAEQESTKIIPVHKQAVPSCNIWFICNGNIKCTRVDSKRTPEIETAPPLLVHNSNAEAEQSQKFEYESIPNGLEHLDSDDVEEIETVSSHSSLRSKWSSISVADSSKLSGLLFCEEEVDGEIEDKSEINGRLEESTRDSKSMRRKEFEEALKQWKVKESSLEDEALEMESLCAKEKNKRREVEEQLAREKEELQKTRNQQDEIMYELQTVQEQNSALANQLCETQEAAKELEEKILSAVDLLISFKEKRDRLQIECANAVRQVRVLREFGKSHTSFSYAVEFPVFSFMEINQATNDFDPSWKIGEGRYGSVYKGVLHNMHVAIKMLPSYGCHSQLEFERQVAVLSRVRHRNLLTLIGTCAESRSLVYEYLNNGSLEGHLARKEKSPLPWQIRISVAADICSALIFLHSSEPSIIHGNLKASKVLLDANFVAKLADIGIHGLVEKNVDSADTTTTHNKPNESLAYVDPEYLATGKFTPESDVYSFGILLLQLLTGRPLLGLVRDVKCALEKDNLEAVLDFSAGEWPLDQTIHLAYLALRCCDKTWLNRPDLTSDIWDVLEPFRTTCMNMPPYLTSKKHRRTPSHFVCPIVQEVMEDPYIAADGFTYEAEAIREWLDSGHDTSPMTNLKLEHTNLVPNYALHNAIQEWQQLQ; translated from the exons ATGGGTAGCATCCAAGTAGCTGAAGCTGAAGAACAAGACACACACACAGTCTTTGTTGCGGTGGGAAACAACATTCACAAGACCCAACAACTATTGCATTGGGCTTCGCACAATTTCCCTTCCAAATCAATTTGCCTCCTTCACGTTCACCATCCTCACCCTATCGATTCCTCCC CAGATAGAAACCCTTATAGGGATGAAACACGATCTCATTCATTCTTGGACAATGAAAGTAAAAAAATCCATGAACTCTTGGACCAATATGTTGCCACTCTTGTCCAAACAGGG GTAAGGGCACATAAATTGTTGATTGAGATGGACAATATTGAGAAAGGGATTATGGAAGCAATTGCTCAACACAATATTAGATTGCTTGTAATTGGAGCTGCAGCAGACAGATATAACTTGGG GAAATTGGCTGAGCAAGAGTCAACAAAGATTATTCCTGTACATAAACAAGCAGTTCCATCATGTAATATTTGGTTCATTTGCAATGGCAACATCAAATGTACCAG GGTAGATAGTAAACGTACACCTGAAATAGAGACTGCCCCTCCACTGTTGGTGCACAATTCAAATGCAGAAGCCGAACAATCACAGAAGTTTGAATATGAATCGATTCCTAATGGATTGGAACATTTAG ATTCTGATGATGTGGAAGAAATTGAAACTGTCAGTTCCCACAGTTCATTACGTTCAAAATGGTCCTCCATTAGTGTTGCTGACAGTTCAAAGTTGTCAGGATTGCTGTTTTGTGAG GAGGAGGTAGATGGTGAAATTGAAGACAAAAGTGAAATAAATGGTAGACTAGAAGAGTCCACTAGAGATTCCAAAAGCATGAGGCGAAAAGAATTTGAAGAGGCTTTAAAGCAGTGGAAAGTCAAAGAAAGTTCTTTGGAG GATGAAGCATTAGAAATGGAAAGCCTGTGTGCtaaggagaaaaacaaaagaagagaagttgaagaACAATTGGCCAGAGAGAAGGAAGAATTACAAAAAACAAGGAATCAGCAAGATGAAATAATGTATGAGTTGCAAACTGTCCAAGAACAAAATTCAGCACTTGCTAACCAACTTTGTGAGACACAGGAAGCAGCAAAAGAGTTGGAGGAGAAGATTTTATCAGCTGTGGACCTCTTGATAAGTTTCAAGGAAAAACGAGATAGACTGCAGATAGAGTGCGCAAATGCAGTAAGGCAAGTCCGAGTGCTGAGGGAATTTGGAAAGTCACATACTTCATTTTCTTATGCGGTAGAATTCCCTGTATTTTCTTTCATGGAGATCAATCAGGCAACTAATGATTTTGATCCATCTTGGAAGATTGGAGAAGGAAGATATGGAAGTGTTTACAAAGGAGTGCTTCACAATATGCATGTTGCTATAAAAATGTTACCTTCTTATGGCTGTCACAGCCAATTGGAGTTTGAACGTCAG GTAGCAGTTTTGAGTCGGGTGAGACATCGAAACCTGTTGACACTGATTGGAACCTGTGCCGAGTCTAGGTCACTTGTGTATGAATATCTAAATAATGGCAGCCTTGAAGGTCACCTTGCCCGCAAAGAGAAGTCTCCACTTCCATGGCAAATTCGAATATCCGTTGCTGCTGACATATGTTCTGCtctaatttttcttcactcTAGCGAGCCTAGTATTATACACGGGAATTTGAAAGCTAGCAAGGTTCTCCTTGATGCTAACTTTGTTGCCAAACTTGCTGACATTGGCATTCATGGTTTAGTTGAGAAGAATGTGGATTCAGCTGACACAACAACAACACACAACAAACCAAATGAAAGTTTGGCATATGTTGATCCAGAGTATCTTGCCACTGGCAAATTCACTCCAGAATCGGATGTGTATTCATTCGGAATCCTGTTGTTGCAACTTCTAACCGGAAGACCACTTTTGGGGCTAGTCAGAGATGTCAAATGTGCATTGGAAAAGGATAACCTTGAAGCAGTATTGGACTTCTCAGCTGGTGAGTGGCCACTTGATCAAACTATACATCTGGCCTATTTAGCATTGAGATGTTGTGACAAGACTTGGCTGAACCGGCCGGACCTCACATCAGATATTTGGGATGTTCTTGAACCATTCAGAACTACATGCATGAACATGCCGCCATATTTGACATCCAAGAAACATCGCCGCACTCCATCCCACTTTGTATGCCCCATTGTGCag GAGGTAATGGAAGATCCGTACATAGCTGCAGATGGCTTTACGTATGAAGCCGAGGCAATAAGAGAATGGTTGGATAGTGGTCACGACACTTCCCCCATGACAAACCTCAAGCTTGAGCACACAAATTTAGTGCCTAATTATGCATTACATAATGCAATTCAAGAGTGGCAGCAACTACAGTGA
- the LOC107467030 gene encoding uncharacterized protein LOC107467030, whose amino-acid sequence MPVAKLTASGSPDVMKTEDRNDSIDTIIRQAIGKEPFLSFPRAGDSPVQWIQLLHALDQQELPGWPLLSPVKVQLQKCDKCSREFCSPINHRRHMRVHHRLKKLDKDSKKNRDLLGAYWDKLSIEEAKEVVSFKNVMLEEVPGSSILNALASLTQKQGFSSLPQYYLKAGSALLDIVESRPSSFPISSQELFSILDDSSEKTFLCGTAVSMQRYVFDGEAGKIGLEPKNIVACTSFLVEQKLVKAWLADKEAEALKCQKQLVEEEEAAQKRQAEILERKRQKKLRQKEQKGRELLEDDIEIKRNINSTGEAVLSAETSLDTCVFEAHNSDTFADHASSPHASACHFPDIYEGAERETHSGYECDTDQNIERQTSHRHSRRRMMVARQQGLPKSQWAVSNCLHASPYSQLSKHGVIQRYGTNRDQRVTSITNGMKVWSRKPKPDIDGMVSKARLQKEPDKVKNHEVLIGSISVTLSNCSQSVGSLVASHGDDIVENPTKQCTVQEKPVKPDSSQSSNNPLTVKFWRPIGKHGTKDPFPLQNGRAGAEADTYEKEDQTLSGQSSLRVYSIDHSDIGFGNKFPDFGAKAYPRSLFSRHAAKAFLAQRWKEAISSNHVKLLCRESIACNLRSY is encoded by the exons ATGCCAGTTGCTAAACTCACGGCCTCTGGCTCTCCTGATGTCATGAAAACAGAAGACAGAAATGATTCTATAGATACCATCATCAGACAAGCAATTGGAAAGgaacctttcctttcttttcctaGGGCTGGTGACAGCCCTGTACAATGGATTCAATTACTCCATGCTTTAGACCAGCAAG AACTTCCAGGGTGGCCTTTGCTTTCTCCTGTGAAGGTTCAGTTGCAGAAGTGTGACAAGTGTTCTCGAGAGTTTTGCTCTCCCATTAACCATAGAAGACATATGCGTGTACACCATCGATTGAAGAAGCTTGATAAG GATTCTAAGAAAAACCGAGATCTTCTAGGAGCTTATTGGGATAAG CTCTCTATAGAAGAGGCAAAAGAAGTTGTGTCATTCAAGAATGTAATGTTGGAG GAAGTTCCAGGGTCTTCAATTTTAAATGCTTTGGCAAGTCTGACTCAAAAACAAGGATTTTCTTCTCTTCCACAGTATTATCTTAAAGCTGGTTCTGCCCTTCTG GATATTGTCGAATCGAGGCCTTCAAGCTTTCCTATATCTTCCCAAGAGTTGTTCAGTATACTTGATGATTCCAGTGAAAAAACATTTTTGTGTGGGACAGCAGTGTCAATGCAAAGATATGTTTTTGATGGAGAGGCTGGAAAGATTGGTCTTGAACCAAAAAACATAGTTGCTTGCACTAGTTTCTTGGTAGAGCAGAAATTG GTGAAGGCATGGCTTGCAGACAAAGAAGCTGAAGCATTGAAGTGTCAGAAGCAGCTAGTTGAGGAGGAAGAAGCTGCTCAGAAAAG ACAAGCTGAGATTTTGGAGAGGAAACGCCAGAAAAAGCTTAGACAAAAAGAACAGAAGGGGAGGGAACTGCTCGAAGATGACATTGAAATTAAACGGAACATCAATAGCACAGGAGAGGCTGTACTATCTGCAGAAACATCTTTGGATACGTGTGTCTTTGAAGCACATAATTCTGATACATTTGCAGATCATGCTTCTTCACCACATGCATCCGCCTGTCACTTTCCTGACATTTATGAAGGTGCTGAAAGGGAGACACACTCAGGGTATGAATGTGACACTGATCAAAATATTGAGCGACAAACATCCCACAGACATAGTCGTCGACGCATGATGGTTGCGAGACAGCAAGGACTGCCAAAATCACAGTGGGCTGTATCCAACTGTTTACATGCGAGCccatattctcaattatcaaagCATGGAGTCATTCAGAGATATGGGACAAACCGGGATCAAAGAGTGACTTCTATTACTAATGGGATGAAAGTTTGGAGTCGAAAGCCTAAACCAGATATTGATGGGATGGTTTCAAAAGCCAGACTGCAAAAAGAACCAGACAAGGTTAAGAATCATGAAGTATTAATAGGATCTATATCTGTAACTCTAAGCAATTGCAGCCAATCAGTGGGTAGCCTTGTGGCATCTCATGGTGATGATATTGTGGAGAATCCGACAAAGCAGTGTACTGTACAGGAGAAGCCAGTGAAACCTGATTCTTCCCAGAGTAGCAACAACCCATTAACAGTGAAGTTTTGGCGGCCAATTGGCAAACATGGAACCAAAGACCCATTTCCACTTCAAAATGGTAGGGCTGGAGCTGAAGCTGATACTTATGAAAAAGAGGATCAAACTTTGTCAGGTCAAAGTAGTTTAAGGGTGTATAGTATAGATCATAGTGATATTGGTTTCGGGAACAAGTTTCCCGATTTTGGTGCTAAAGCATATCCAAGAAGCCTTTTCTCCAGACATGCTGCCAAAGCCTTTCTTGCACAAA GATGGAAAGAAGCTATTTCATCAAACCATGTGAAATTGTTATGCAGAGAATCAATTGCATGCAACCTCCGAAGTTACTAA
- the LOC107467003 gene encoding short-chain dehydrogenase TIC 32, chloroplastic: MWPFNRKGPSGFSSSSTAEEVTAGIDATGLTAIVTGASSGIGSETARVLALRGAHVVMGVRNLTAAKQVQQSILKDNPSAKLDAMELDLSSMESVKKFASQYKSSGRPLNILINNAGIMACPFTLSKDNIELQFATNHIGHFLLTNLLLDTMKKTSRQSKREGRIVNVSSEAHRFTYSEGIRFDKINDESSYHSWRAYGQSKLANILHANQLTTLLKEDGADITANSLHPGTIATNLFRHMGVANGIVNAIGRLVLKNVQQGAATTCYVALHPQVKGVSGKYFSDSNLSKTTSHGTDADLAKKLWDFSMNLIK, from the exons ATGTGGCCGTTCAACAGAAAAGGGCCTTCTGgattctcatcttcttctaccgCCGAAGAGGTCACCGCAGGCATCGATGCTACTGGCCTCACTGCCATCGTCACAGGAGCCAGCAGTGGAATTGGCTCTGAGACTGCGCGTGTTCTTGCTTTGCGCGGTGCTCATGTCGTTATGGGGGTCAGAAACTTGACGGCTGCTAAACAAGTTCAACAATCAATACTCAAGGACAATCCCTCTGCCAAACTTGATGCCATGGAGTTAGATCTCAGTTCAATGGAATCTGTCAAGAAATTTGCATCACAATATAAATCCTCTGGTCGTCCTCTCAACATATTAAT AAACAATGCTGGAATTATGGCATGCCCCTTCACGCTCTCCAAAGACAACATTGAACTACAGTTTGCCACAAATCACATCG GTCATTTTCTTTTGACAAATCTTTTGTTGGATACAATGAAGAAAACATCACGCCAGAGtaagagagaaggaagaattGTTAATGTGTCCTCCGAGGCTCACCGTTTTACTTATTCTGAAGGAATTCGTTTTGACAAAATCAACGACGAATCAAG TTACCACAGCTGGCGTGCTTATGGGCAGTCCAAGCTAGCAAACATCTTACATGCTAATCAACTCACAACACTTCTTAAG GAAGACGGGGCTGATATTACTGCGAATTCTCTTCATCCGGGAACCATTGCCACCAACCTTTTCCGTCATATGGGTGTGGCCAATG GTATAGTTAATGCAATTGGGAGACTTGTGCTTAAAAATGTACAGCAG GGAGCAGCAACAACATGCTATGTAGCATTGCACCCACAAGTGAAGGGAGTTAGTGGCAAATACTTCTCTGATAGCAATCTGTCCAAAACAACCTCCCATGGAACTGATGCTGATTTGGCTAAGAAACTCTGGGATTTTAGTATGAATTTGATCAAGTAG